The following coding sequences lie in one Sorghum bicolor cultivar BTx623 chromosome 6, Sorghum_bicolor_NCBIv3, whole genome shotgun sequence genomic window:
- the LOC8055981 gene encoding putative cis-zeatin O-glucosyltransferase, with product MAQRQQTAPRLHCIYDRSSIYRTPPRPRRCIQRPSSSSSVLPLHWESHTYIRDHRQSSAHCSLAQWLETEAAPSRLSLLYYPTMESVAVVAIPFPAQGHLNQLLHLSLQLAARGLPVHYAAPAEHVRQARARVHGWGDDALRRIDFHELAISDYASPPPDPAASSPYPSHLMPLFEAFIADAPAPVAALLRGLSASHRRVVVLYDVINAFAAEEAARLPNGEGFAFHCTAASSMVPHMDGGARLLRDVHGLDDQPVHAFVTEEFLEFIGKRARSAQTIPSSAGVVMNTSRALEGEFIDFVTQQLAAAGGKKVFSIGPLNPMLGPSADELGATRHECLGWLDKQPAASVLYVSFGSMSSLRGEQIKELAAALRGSNQRFIWVLRDADRGNVFGDSDDDESRHARFLREFTRETEGTGLVITGWAPQLEILAHGATAAFLSHCGWNSTVESLSHGKPILAWPMHSDQPWDAELVCKYLKAGYLVRPCEKHAEVIPAAAIQAVIERLMVSDDGLPVRQRATAIGEAVRASAADGGSSSKDLENFIAHIVR from the coding sequence ATGGCACAGCGTCAGCAGACAGCACCGAGGCTGCACTGCATATATGATAGGAGTAGTATATATCGCACGCCGCCACGGCCACGCCGTTGTATTCAGCGgccatcctcctcctcctcagtccTCCCGCTGCACTGGGAGAGCCACACGTACATACGGGATCACCGGCAGTCGAGTGCGCACTGCTCACTTGCTCAGTGGTTGGAAACAGAAGCCGCCCCCTCTCGGCTCTCGCTCCTCTACTACCCTACTATGGAGTCAGTTGCCGTCGTGGCCATCCCGTTCCCGGCGCAGGGCCACCTGAACCAGCTGCTGCACCTGTCCCTGCAGCTCGCCGCGCGCGGGCTGCCCGTGCACTACGCGGCGCCCGCGGAGCACGTCCGCCAGGCCCGCGCGCGCGTGCACGGCTGGGGCGACGACGCGCTCCGCCGCATCGACTTCCACGAGCTCGCCATCTCCGACTACGCCTCCCCGCCGCCCGACCCCGCCGCGAGCTCGCCCTACCCTTCCCACCTCATGCCCCTGTTCGAGGCGTTCATCGCCGACGCGCCCGCGCCGGTCGCGGCGCTCCTCCGCGGGCTCTCCGCGTCCCACCGCCGCGTCGTCGTCCTGTACGACGTCATCAACGCCTTCGCCGCCGAGGAGGCCGCGCGCCTGCCCAACGGCGAGGGGTTCGCGTTCCACTGCACCGCCGCGTCGTCCATGGTCCCGCACATGGACGGTGGCGCCCGGCTCCTGCGCGACGTGCACGGCCTCGACGACCAACCCGTCCACGCCTTCGTGACGGAGGAGTTCctcgagttcatcggcaagcgcGCGAGGTCCGCGCAGACGATCCCGTCCAGCGCCGGCGTCGTCATGAACACGTCCCGCGCGCTCGAGGGTGAGTTCATCGACTTCGTCACCCAGCAGCTGGCGGCCGCCGGCGGCAAGAAGGTCTTCTCTATCGGTCCGTTAAATCCGATGCTGGGCCCGAGCGCGGACGAGCTTGGCGCGACGCGGCACGAGTGCCTCGGTTGGCTCGACAAGCAGCCGGCCGCGTCCGTACTCTACGTTTCGTTCGGCTCGATGTCGTCGCTGCGCGGCGAGCAGATCAAGGAGCTCgccgcggcgctgcgcggcagcAACCAGCGTTTCATCTGGGTCCTGCGCGACGCCGACCGCGGCAACGTATTCGGGGactccgacgacgacgagagcCGGCACGCCAGGTTCCTGCGCGAGTTCACCAGAGAAACGGAGGGAACAGGGCTGGTGATCACCGGGTGGGCGCCGCAGCTGGAGATACTGGCGCACGGCGCCACGGCGGCGTTCCTGAGCCACTGCGGCTGGAACTCGACCGTGGAGAGCCTGAGCCACGGGAAGCCCATCCTGGCGTGGCCCATGCACTCCGACCAGCCGTGGGACGCCGAGCTGGTGTGCAAGTACCTCAAGGCAGGCTACCTGGTGAGGCCATGCGAGAAGCACGCCGAGGTGATACCGGCGGCAGCCATACAGGCGGTGATCGAGAGGTTGATGGTCTCTGACGACGGGCTACCAGTGCGGCAGCGTGCGACGGCGATCGGCGAGGCCGTCCGTGCGTCCGCGGCTGATGGCGGGTCATCCAGCAAGGACCTCGAAAACTTCATCGCTCACATTGTACGGTGA
- the LOC8056587 gene encoding putative cis-zeatin O-glucosyltransferase → MESVTVVAVPFPAQGHLNQLLHLSLLLAARGLPVHYAAPAEHVRQARARVHGWGDAAAAARGVEFHELAISEYVSPLPDPAADSPFPSHLMLLWEAFAASAPAALAALLGAISASHRRVVVLYDLMNAFAAKEAARLPNGEGYTLHCTAVSSILGRMEGGSDLLRERGLEYLPINPYVTEEFLEFAGKRARAAQTIPSSAGIVMNSCHALEGEFIDFVAQKLAAGGKKVFCIGPLNPLLDSSAHEQGARRHECLVWLDRQPPASVLYVSFGSTSSLRGEQIAELAAALRGSNQRFIWVLRDADRGNIFADNGESRHAKFLSEFAKETEGTGLVITGWAPQLEILAHGATAAFMSHCGWNSTVESMSHGKPILAWPMHSDQPWDAELVCEYLKAGFLVRPCEKHAEVIPAATIQEVIERMMVSDEGLPVRQRATAIGEAVRSSAADGGTSFRDLENFIAHITR, encoded by the coding sequence ATGGAATCCGTTACCGTCGTAGCGGTGCCGTTCCCGGCGCAAGGCCACCTGAACCAGCTCCTGCACCTATCGCTGCTGCTCGCAGCGCGCGGTCTCCCCGTGCACTACGCGGCGCCCGCGGAGCACGTGCGCCAGGCCCGCGCGCGCGTGCACGGCTGgggcgacgccgccgccgccgcccgcggcgTCGAGTTCCACGAGCTCGCCATCTCCGAGTACGTCTCCCCGCTCCCTGACCCCGCCGCGGACTCGCCCTTCCCGTCCCACCTCATGCTCCTCTGGGAGGCCTTCGCCGCCAGCGCGCCCGCCGCGCTCGCGGCGCTCCTCGGCGCGATCTCCGCCTCCCACCGCCGCGTCGTGGTCCTGTACGACCTCATGAACGCCTTCGCCGCCAAGGAGGCCGCGCGGCTGCCCAACGGCGAGGGGTACACGCTGCACTGCACCGCCGTTTCGTCCATCCTCGGCCGGATGGAAGGCGGCAGCGACCTTCTGCGCGAACGCGGCCTCGAGTACCTCCCCATCAACCCCTACGTGACGGAGGAGTTTCTCGAGTTCGCGGGCAAGCGGGCGAGAGCCGCGCAAACGATCCCTTCCAGCGCCGGCATCGTCATGAACTCGTGCCACGCGCTCGAGGGTGAGTTCATCGACTTCGTCGCCCAGAAGCTGGCCGCCGGCGGGAAGAAGGTCTTCTGTATCGGCCCGTTAAACCCACTGCTGGACTCGAGCGCGCACGAGCAGGGCGCAAGGCGTCACGAGTGCCTCGTCTGGCTCGACAGGCAGCCGCCGGCATCTGTGCTCTACGTGTCGTTCGGTTCGACGTCCTCCCTCCGCGGCGAGCAAATCGCGGAGCTTGCAGCGGCACTGCGTGGCAGCAACCAGAGGTTCATCTGGGTCCTGCGTGATGCCGACCGCGGCAACATATTTGCGGACAACGGCGAGAGCCGGCACGCTAAGTTCCTGTCTGAGTTCGCCAAGGAAACGGAGGGGACAGGGCTGGTGATCACCGGATGGGCGCCGCAGCTGGAGATACTGGCGCACGGCGCCACGGCGGCGTTCATGAGCCACTGCGGCTGGAACTCGACCGTGGAGAGCATGAGCCACGGGAAGCCCATCCTGGCGTGGCCCATGCACTCCGACCAACCGTGGGACGCCGAGCTGGTGTGCGAGTACCTCAAGGCAGGCTTCCTGGTGAGGCCATGCGAGAAGCACGCCGAGGTGATACCGGCGGCAACCATACAGGAGGTGATCGAGAGGATGATGGTCTCTGACGAAGGGCTACCCGTGCGGCAGCGGGCAACGGCGATTGGCGAGGCCGTCCGTTCGTCCGCGGCTGATGGCGGGACATCCTTCAGGGACCTCGAAAACTTCATTGCTCACATCACAAGGTGA